From Heliomicrobium undosum, the proteins below share one genomic window:
- a CDS encoding exonuclease SbcCD subunit D translates to MRILHTADWHLGRIFHQVHMTEDQADALDKFIDLIKDTRPHAVIVAGDIYDRSVPPVDAVRLLDEVITRILLDHRTPVIMVAGNHDSADRLGFGNRLLAGRGFHLFGRLDKDMAPVLVEDETGPIWLCPIPYAEPALVRETFGLSPEAVRGHNEALRVLAERMIARTPAGARRIAVAHAFVTGGEQSESESFLTVGGAGTVDSSIFEGFHYTALGHLHRPQRCGDDRIRYSGSLLKYSFSEADHKKGITFVELDVAGRLTACESIALTPKRDVRRIEGCLKDILAGPASGENSQDYMMVTLLDEGAILDPIGKIRQVYPNVLHIQRAFLEKGGGAAPVGDRRRLNDLDLFASFIEQVTGSPLDEEGRQVAAGVIDDVLGRRREVAS, encoded by the coding sequence TTGCGCATTCTACATACGGCTGACTGGCATCTGGGACGCATCTTTCATCAGGTGCACATGACAGAGGACCAGGCCGATGCGCTGGACAAGTTTATCGACCTGATCAAGGATACGCGACCCCATGCCGTCATTGTCGCCGGCGATATCTATGATCGTTCGGTGCCGCCCGTTGACGCCGTTCGTTTGCTGGACGAGGTGATCACCCGCATCCTTCTTGATCACCGCACGCCGGTCATCATGGTTGCCGGCAACCATGACAGCGCCGACCGGCTCGGGTTTGGCAACCGGCTTTTGGCGGGGCGGGGCTTCCACCTGTTCGGTCGCCTGGATAAAGACATGGCGCCCGTGCTGGTAGAGGATGAAACAGGCCCTATCTGGCTTTGCCCCATCCCCTATGCGGAACCTGCCCTTGTTCGGGAAACCTTTGGATTATCCCCTGAAGCGGTGCGCGGACACAACGAGGCCCTGCGCGTCCTCGCCGAACGCATGATCGCCCGGACGCCCGCCGGCGCGCGCAGGATCGCCGTAGCGCACGCCTTTGTCACCGGCGGCGAGCAGAGTGAATCGGAAAGCTTTCTCACCGTCGGTGGCGCCGGAACGGTAGATAGCAGTATCTTCGAGGGCTTTCACTACACCGCCCTGGGGCACCTGCACCGTCCCCAGCGCTGCGGCGACGACCGGATCCGCTACAGCGGCTCCCTGCTCAAGTACTCCTTCTCCGAAGCGGATCACAAAAAGGGGATCACCTTTGTCGAACTCGATGTCGCCGGGCGTCTCACCGCCTGTGAGTCCATCGCCCTGACGCCCAAGCGAGATGTGCGCCGCATAGAGGGCTGTCTGAAGGATATCCTGGCAGGACCGGCGTCCGGAGAAAACAGCCAGGACTACATGATGGTCACCCTGCTCGATGAGGGAGCGATTCTCGATCCGATCGGCAAGATTCGCCAGGTCTACCCCAATGTGCTTCACATCCAGCGGGCTTTTCTCGAAAAAGGGGGCGGCGCGGCGCCTGTGGGCGATCGCCGGCGGCTGAACGACCTTGACCTGTTCGCCTCCTTTATCGAGCAGGTGACAGGTTCCCCCCTAGACGAAGAAGGGCGACAGGTGGCGGCCGGCGTCATCGATGACGTGCTGGGACGACGCCGGGAGGTGGCCTCATGA